In a single window of the BD1-7 clade bacterium genome:
- the trg_4 gene encoding Methyl-accepting chemotaxis protein III, with product MQYVDFFVSRDIERNSQAFYESRMLVVIVYCYLWVMTAFGIFYGLFSSTTAEEKQLILGLTGSLTVGLFACLGLNKATGFSDAIGQFLIGATCVATVAIVYFTGGPLQSPFTVLAFVPAFLSFCLGGLKSGVVWSAVISLSLLAAFLAAMNGHTFPFLAAASSVNESRAFGLMIVLLVIINLVIIYEVMNVFLRSEVDKERDRYKDTANIALEGSIVSQTAESLSASGVSVVESTNMQAEAIEQLSTTAEELGATAQQNSNMAASAMSAINTTNEYLDISADDIAVLTQAMAEVSALSQEIQTINNVINDIAYQTNLLSLNAMIEASRLSEQTGFNVVALEVKKLAERSATSAKNIDDLLNRNQTAVAKGVTISDTIKTRFTDISSQVGSLVQDVQNVSDASHEQSVGITQMQVSLDHIEDAVKKNHQLAEESALLADELRSNSSKMTDMLSSL from the coding sequence ATGCAATACGTAGATTTTTTCGTCTCCCGGGACATCGAAAGAAACAGCCAGGCGTTTTACGAATCACGCATGCTCGTGGTTATCGTCTACTGCTATTTGTGGGTAATGACTGCATTTGGTATTTTCTACGGGCTCTTCTCCTCCACCACCGCTGAAGAAAAACAGCTTATTCTCGGCTTAACAGGCTCACTAACCGTTGGTCTTTTTGCCTGTCTCGGCCTCAACAAAGCAACCGGCTTTAGTGACGCTATCGGCCAATTTTTGATTGGTGCAACCTGCGTGGCAACCGTTGCTATTGTTTATTTTACCGGCGGCCCGCTGCAATCGCCCTTTACTGTCTTAGCATTTGTGCCAGCCTTTTTAAGCTTTTGTTTGGGTGGATTAAAAAGCGGAGTTGTTTGGTCAGCGGTTATTAGCCTATCACTGTTAGCCGCCTTCCTCGCGGCGATGAATGGCCACACGTTTCCGTTTTTGGCAGCAGCATCAAGTGTCAACGAATCCCGTGCTTTCGGCCTGATGATTGTGTTACTTGTGATCATCAACCTTGTGATCATCTATGAAGTCATGAACGTGTTTCTTCGCAGTGAAGTCGATAAAGAGCGTGACCGTTATAAAGACACAGCCAATATCGCTCTTGAGGGCTCTATCGTCAGTCAAACTGCCGAGTCGCTCAGTGCATCGGGGGTGTCCGTTGTTGAGTCTACCAATATGCAAGCGGAGGCTATCGAGCAACTCTCGACAACAGCAGAAGAACTCGGTGCAACCGCCCAGCAGAACAGCAACATGGCTGCATCAGCCATGAGCGCGATTAATACGACTAACGAATACTTGGATATCAGTGCAGATGATATCGCCGTGTTAACGCAAGCTATGGCTGAAGTCTCGGCATTGAGCCAGGAAATTCAGACCATCAACAATGTGATCAACGACATTGCCTATCAAACTAACCTTTTGTCATTAAACGCAATGATCGAAGCCTCTCGACTCAGCGAACAAACTGGTTTCAACGTCGTCGCACTCGAAGTCAAAAAGCTGGCTGAACGCTCGGCAACATCCGCTAAAAATATCGACGACCTACTCAACCGAAACCAAACCGCCGTCGCCAAAGGCGTCACGATTTCAGATACGATCAAAACACGCTTCACCGATATATCCTCTCAAGTCGGTTCGTTAGTGCAGGATGTACAAAATGTGTCAGATGCTAGCCACGAGCAAAGTGTCGGTATCACTCAGATGCAAGTGAGCTTGGATCATATTGAAGATGCGGTGAAGAAAAACCACCAACTCGCGGAAGAATCTGCCTTACTGGCCGATGAGCTTCGATCCAATTCCAGCAAAATGACGGATATGCTAAGTAGCCTGTAA
- the ppiC gene encoding Peptidyl-prolyl cis-trans isomerase C, producing the protein MSTAMARHILVKDIQTADAVKERLKKGEEFARLAKQFSTCASKKNGGDLGEIRRGQLVKPVEKVIFAGALKTVHGPVKSKFGYHLIQVYFRD; encoded by the coding sequence ATGTCTACTGCCATGGCTCGCCATATTTTAGTCAAAGATATACAGACGGCCGACGCTGTGAAAGAACGGCTAAAAAAGGGTGAAGAGTTTGCGCGTTTGGCAAAACAGTTTTCAACGTGTGCATCCAAAAAAAATGGCGGTGACTTGGGTGAAATTCGGCGTGGGCAGCTCGTCAAACCGGTCGAGAAAGTGATATTCGCCGGTGCCTTAAAAACCGTACATGGCCCGGTAAAAAGCAAATTTGGTTACCATCTGATCCAGGTGTATTTTCGTGACTAG
- the aaeB_2 gene encoding p-hydroxybenzoic acid efflux pump subunit AaeB, translated as MSSQSEFHPFSSLKHHLFSRLSQTGVVIIRCMVACIIVMLVAFSIDLANPSWGLLTVSFIGLRPDIGSLWTKSVARVSGTLAGGFTGVVIIIVFGDDPIMTIVSLSLWVALCSGFITYYKGMAGYGGFLSALTAMIVVVENVDNTHIDTLIYFAVDRVSEIILGVFAITLSAALIFPQKNHRYLQQVIINLKNQIDQLVDSATITDQKSSTRFIHLHESTTRKIIEANTQRYYTAKLDIRIARISGSIERLLFEYQSLAAVLIILRHHCKREKNMASGDRVQDTQQLSDTRFNQAIQARIQKNQAHAQEIIDALASHRAMSKMPRESAKDTLVRVKNYRDAAYKATASFLATAAAFVTWSATADPQGALIVVGAVILIVLRASQNKSQLDSRDIVGATLHLYIIIFLIQFVILIHTDSFYILAPAFIIALIYIIAGAMADPKSIFWRINLLFFSILMPITNPMTYDAADFTNRIFSTFVGFMIAYLATELVRMPSAAKLLRDDIVNVRRLLYRAMKSQNPADDAVFRQEIMNYYLDALNLDDTSDRVLLIRWFNAINIICVSRNKLINANLTPSETALLDAGEQFLKRITVQIDYPGNTKQPFDNVLSDTVYRLLDDAQRNLETTGTQNSLSLMMWIDAMRRYYESVYGIDSQKTYLNIRDSSRQ; from the coding sequence ATGTCCAGCCAATCTGAATTCCATCCATTCTCGTCGTTGAAACACCACCTATTCTCAAGACTCTCACAAACCGGCGTCGTGATCATACGCTGTATGGTCGCCTGCATTATCGTCATGCTGGTCGCCTTTTCGATTGATCTGGCTAATCCGAGTTGGGGACTGTTAACCGTTTCATTTATCGGCCTAAGGCCTGATATCGGTTCACTCTGGACCAAGTCCGTTGCGCGTGTTTCCGGCACGCTAGCGGGCGGATTCACCGGTGTGGTAATCATCATTGTCTTTGGCGATGACCCGATAATGACCATCGTCAGCCTCTCACTATGGGTCGCGTTATGCTCGGGGTTTATCACCTACTACAAAGGAATGGCAGGCTATGGCGGATTTTTATCGGCATTAACGGCAATGATTGTTGTTGTTGAGAACGTCGATAATACGCATATTGATACACTCATCTACTTTGCCGTCGATCGTGTCAGTGAAATCATTCTGGGGGTATTTGCGATCACACTTTCCGCAGCGCTTATATTTCCGCAAAAGAATCATCGCTATCTTCAGCAAGTTATCATCAACTTGAAAAACCAAATCGACCAGCTAGTCGATAGCGCAACCATCACCGATCAAAAGAGCTCAACTCGATTCATCCACCTGCATGAATCAACTACCCGAAAAATCATCGAAGCCAACACACAACGCTACTATACCGCCAAATTGGATATTCGCATCGCACGTATCAGCGGCTCAATTGAACGTCTCCTATTTGAATACCAATCGCTGGCTGCAGTGTTAATTATCCTTCGGCATCATTGCAAGCGTGAAAAAAATATGGCTTCAGGTGATCGCGTCCAAGACACTCAGCAGTTATCCGACACGCGTTTTAACCAAGCAATTCAAGCTCGAATCCAAAAAAACCAAGCCCATGCTCAAGAGATCATCGACGCACTTGCTTCACATCGAGCGATGTCGAAAATGCCGAGAGAAAGCGCCAAAGACACATTGGTTCGCGTCAAGAACTACCGCGATGCAGCCTACAAAGCCACTGCGTCATTTCTCGCCACGGCTGCAGCCTTTGTCACATGGTCAGCAACAGCCGATCCGCAGGGAGCACTTATCGTTGTGGGTGCCGTTATTCTTATTGTGCTAAGAGCCAGCCAGAACAAATCACAGCTGGATAGCCGAGACATCGTCGGGGCAACCCTTCACCTCTATATCATTATCTTTCTTATTCAGTTCGTTATTCTGATCCATACCGACAGCTTCTATATTCTAGCCCCGGCGTTTATCATCGCGCTTATTTACATCATTGCTGGAGCGATGGCAGATCCTAAGAGCATTTTTTGGCGCATCAACTTGTTGTTTTTTAGCATTCTGATGCCGATTACCAATCCGATGACCTATGACGCGGCTGATTTTACCAATCGTATTTTCAGTACATTCGTTGGATTTATGATCGCGTACCTTGCTACTGAACTGGTGAGGATGCCAAGTGCCGCGAAACTACTACGCGATGACATCGTTAATGTCAGACGCCTCCTATACAGAGCGATGAAGAGCCAAAATCCGGCAGATGACGCAGTGTTTCGACAAGAAATAATGAACTATTATCTGGATGCATTAAATTTGGACGACACGTCAGATCGCGTACTACTAATCCGTTGGTTTAACGCCATCAATATCATTTGTGTTAGCCGTAACAAACTCATCAACGCCAATTTGACACCATCTGAAACAGCACTCCTTGACGCTGGTGAGCAATTCTTGAAACGCATCACAGTGCAAATCGACTACCCGGGGAATACCAAACAGCCTTTCGATAACGTCCTATCCGACACAGTCTATCGGCTGCTCGACGATGCTCAAAGAAATCTCGAAACCACCGGCACACAGAATTCACTGAGTTTAATGATGTGGATCGACGCAATGCGCAGATACTACGAATCCGTATACGGTATTGATTCGCAGAAAACCTATCTTAATATCCGTGACTCTAGTCGCCAATAA
- the spo0M gene encoding Sporulation-control protein spo0M, whose translation MSFLKKALGTVGIGAVAVDTVIDAHAVCRDTCVRGRIIITGGMAQQTIKSLEIAHCCNYQRVLSSETSEGEIVSRMVSEVCELSRFCIADNFVIGEGEVKAFPFELPLHISTPLTIGKTENWLETDLDIDFALDKNDRDIFSVLPDALSGAFFNTLETLGFSLTEVACEASSQADIDVPFVQAFVMKPTTGDYHSKLDEVAFXFVVDSTGVDVLLEIDRRGRGILGVIAHVLDTDETHHQLRITQDGVNALDDVVDHLLAETTD comes from the coding sequence ATGTCGTTTCTGAAAAAAGCGCTGGGCACTGTGGGAATTGGCGCTGTTGCTGTCGATACCGTGATTGATGCGCACGCTGTTTGTCGTGATACGTGTGTTCGAGGCAGAATAATTATCACTGGCGGTATGGCTCAGCAAACAATTAAATCTCTTGAGATTGCGCACTGTTGTAATTATCAACGAGTGTTGAGTAGCGAAACGAGTGAGGGTGAAATCGTTTCTCGAATGGTTAGTGAGGTTTGTGAATTGTCACGCTTCTGCATTGCGGACAATTTTGTGATTGGTGAAGGTGAGGTTAAGGCGTTTCCGTTTGAGCTGCCATTGCATATATCAACGCCGTTAACGATCGGTAAAACCGAAAACTGGCTTGAAACTGATCTTGATATTGATTTTGCGCTCGACAAAAACGACCGAGATATTTTTAGTGTTTTACCGGATGCTTTGTCGGGCGCATTTTTCAATACATTGGAAACGTTGGGGTTCAGCCTTACCGAAGTTGCTTGTGAAGCGAGTTCGCAGGCCGACATAGATGTACCGTTTGTACAAGCCTTCGTGATGAAACCAACAACCGGCGATTATCATAGTAAATTGGACGAAGTGGCGTTTTTNTTTGTTGTCGATAGTACTGGCGTCGATGTTCTTCTCGAAATTGACAGGCGTGGGCGCGGTATCTTGGGAGTCATTGCCCACGTTCTTGACACGGATGAAACACATCATCAGTTGAGGATTACGCAAGATGGTGTGAATGCATTGGATGATGTTGTTGACCATCTATTGGCCGAGACCACAGACTGA